The Parambassis ranga chromosome 1, fParRan2.1, whole genome shotgun sequence genome includes a region encoding these proteins:
- the brat1 gene encoding integrator complex assembly factor BRAT1 isoform X2, whose protein sequence is MDTECLSLLPRVCEVLAASGSSLADDTSLEKLLDWIKALTEAGGSLLDTCPCLLKFISTVIHNTASDPSILSFTLKLTGLVGTTEDGFKILQESSVMDLAFNLQYWQGAGLWEDPCVRIGWIQGLRTMLQHPKALRFFVDADFVVPLLQLQTDTSLFVASAANQMLAHILLYCQDASAVGCKGIDGKREDNDDRRTHDSVVTFESHHVVMTISEYLKKSLVPKESTQLHQSVQVLKLLALLLAQSRPPLKHKLLQAVGDSLEELVTAEYSQLTLPLMDVLLSAPSNDGHVPDQHVTRLLSLMLSIKKPPELIHAAAAFLRRSHHDSVYAVQAVRVLLRPLEIVTGLTLGTNTADELWRSMVEQLKSKTPCISVICVCLTNMPQITLLASDCLPCPPVLIVTAVLLVLRLCSGDSSSSSAGCCEVFRNIIGSGKVQKYALEALTALHSSPGMKEMLPEVTTLLIQYLNNPDSDPSVLHKSYQALVKWMSVCTDLSCVTDKLGQDLIQVVRKRVCDVRWEVRDSTVEFLGHLAGAHVCQTPAEEAHDMSEVLLGGCCCTVPLLKEALQDPESYVRASAISALAQTLTQSWQQGAALTQEQTAIVTRLLGILSQDTEGFARRAVVRYFITWFSSSSSHSPSSSSSFLMQSVCSALSQGSADLDWEVKVYTLELAELLLDEAFSGHHGYTKGSDTTPSQPHPYAVMSGQIYTPHTQSGTHTEQVESELVGVLNSLVKQGVILALLSGLFDCDRPVCLKACQLLIKLRETVCPLSLGALDATADMATVAKVSCELPGWGWVQEIRKLRGKENGTAKVETNVQRSVDGSAVVHSDTVCVSVCKLLWSLGLEERLEILTQSSDHIHNSSLSLLQDILAASDAHTHADTQQGQEVIVDCY, encoded by the exons ATGGACACGGAGTGTCTGTCACTGCTGCCCCGGGTCTGTGAGGTGCTGGCGGCTTCGGGGAGCTCTCTGGCCGATGACACCAGCCTGGAGAAACTGCTGGACTGGATTAAAGCGCTCACCGAGGCTG GGGGATCTCTGCTGGACACCTGCCCATGTTTGCTTAAATTCATATCCACTGTGATTCACAACACAGCATCAGATCCCAGCATCCTCTCCTTCACCCTCAAACTCACTGGCCTAGTGGGAACTACAGAAGATGGCTTCAAAATTCTTCAG GAGAGTTCAGTCATGGATTTGGCCTTTAACCTTCAGTACTGGCAGGGGGCTGGACTCTGGGAGGACCCCTGTGTACGGATTGGGTGGATTCAGGGCTTAAGGACCATGCTACAGCATCCAAAGGCCCTCCGTTTCTTTGTAGATGCAG ATTTTGTGGTGCCACTTCTACAACTCCAGACAGACACAAGTCTATTCGTTGCCTCAGCTGCCAATCAGATGCTCGCCCACATCTTGCTATACTGTCAGGATGCCTCTGCTGTGGGATGTAAAGGCATCGATGGCAAGAGAGAAGACAATGATGACAGGAGGACCCATGACTCTGTTGTCACATTTGAAAGCCATCATGTTGTCATGACAATCTCAGAATACCTCAAAAAGTCACTGGTTCCCAAAGAAAGCACACAGCTTCATCAGAGTGTGCAGGTCCTCAAACTGCTAGCCCTGCTTCTGGCCCAGAGCAGACCTCCTCTGAAGCACAAGCTGCTGCAGGCAGTTGGAGACTCTCTGGAGGAACTGGTGACAGCAGAGTACAGTCAGCTCACACTGCCTCTGATGGACGTCCTTCTAAGTGCACCCAG TAATGATGGACATGTTCCTGATCAGCATGTTACCCGTCTTCTCTCACTAATGTTGAGCATCAAGAAGCCGCCTGAGCTCATCCACGCTGCAGCTGCTTTTCTCCGCAGAAGCCATCA TGACAGCGTTTACGCTGTCCAGGCTGTGAGAGTGCTTCTGCGACCTCTTGAAATTGTTACTGGTCTGACTCTGGGCACAAACACTGCAG ATGAGCTGTGGCGATCAATGGTGGAGCAGCTAAAGAGTAAAACCCCCTGCATCTCAGtgatctgtgtctgtctgactaACATGCCACAGATCACACTCTTG gcTTCTGACTGCCTCCCCTGTCCACCGGTTTTGATTGTCACTGCAGTTCTGTTGGTATTGCGGCTCTGCAGTGGcgactcttcctcctcatcagctGGCTGTTGTGAAGTTTTCAGGAACATCATTGGCAGTGGCAAAGTGCAGAAATATGCTCTAGAGGCTCTGACAGCTCTCCATAGCAGTCCAG GAATGAAAGAGATGCTGCCTGAAGTGACCACGCTTCTTATACAGTACCTGAACAATCCCGACTCTGACCCCTCT GTGCTACATAAGTCCTACCAGGCTTTGGTAAAGTGGATGAGTGTTTGCACAGATCTCTCCTGTGTAACAGACAAGCTCGGACAAG ATCTCATCCAGGTGGTGAGGAAGCGAGTGTGTGATGTACGTTGGGAAGTGAGAGACTCAACTGTGGAGTTTTTGGGACACCTGGCAGGAGCACATGTCTGCCAGACACCCGCTGAGGAGGCACATGACATGTCGGAGGTGCTGCTGGGCGGCTGCTGTTGTACTGTTCCTCTCCTCAAAGAGGCACTGCAGGATCCAGAGAGCTATGTGAGAGCCAGTGCCATCTCTGCACTGGCACAGACACTGACTCAGAGCTGGCAGCAGGGGGCAGCCCTCACACAGGAGCAG ACTGCAATAGTGACCCGGCTGCTGGGAATTCTCTCCCAGGACACAGAGGGATTTGCCAGGAGGGCTGTCGTACGGTACTTCATCACCTGGTTCTCTTCAAGTTCCTCACACTcgccatcctcctcctcctctttcctcatgcagtctgtgtgctctgcacTCTCACAAGGCAGCGCAGATCTGGACTGGGAAGTCAAAGTTTACACACTGGAGCTGGCTGAGCTGCTTCTGGATGAAGCCTTTTCAGGTCACCATGGTTACACAAAAGGCTCAGACACGACTCCTTCCCAACCACACCCCTACGCTGTGATGTCTGGCCAAATctacacacctcacacacaaagTGGGACACATACAGAGCAAGTGGAGTCAGAACTGGTCGGTGTACTGAACAGCCTGGTCAAACAGGGAGTCATATTGGCATTGCTGAGTGGTCTGTTTGACTGTGACAGACCTGTATGTCTGAAGGCCTGTCAACTGCTGATAAAACTCAGAGAGACAGTATGCCCACTCTCTTTAGGAGCCTTGGATGCAACTGCTGACATGGCAACAGTTGCAAAAGTGTCCTGTGAGCTTCCTGGATGGGGTTGGGTACAAGAGATCAGAAAATTGCGGGGGAAGGAGAATGGGACTGCAAAGGTAGAAACAAATGTTCAGAGAAGTGTTGATGGATCAGCTGTGGTTCATTCTGACAcggtgtgtgttagtgtgtgtaagTTGTTGTGGTCTCTGGGTTTAGAAGAGAGGCTGGAAATTCTGACTCAAAGCAGTGACCACATCCACAACTCTTCCCTCTCCCTGCTGCAGGACATACTGGCTGCAAGTGATGCTCACACTCATGCAGACACGCAACAAGGCCAGGAGGTCATAGTGGACTGCTATTAA
- the brat1 gene encoding integrator complex assembly factor BRAT1 isoform X1, translating into MDTECLSLLPRVCEVLAASGSSLADDTSLEKLLDWIKALTEAGGSLLDTCPCLLKFISTVIHNTASDPSILSFTLKLTGLVGTTEDGFKILQESSVMDLAFNLQYWQGAGLWEDPCVRIGWIQGLRTMLQHPKALRFFVDADFVVPLLQLQTDTSLFVASAANQMLAHILLYCQDASAVGCKGIDGKREDNDDRRTHDSVVTFESHHVVMTISEYLKKSLVPKESTQLHQSVQVLKLLALLLAQSRPPLKHKLLQAVGDSLEELVTAEYSQLTLPLMDVLLSAPSSNDGHVPDQHVTRLLSLMLSIKKPPELIHAAAAFLRRSHHDSVYAVQAVRVLLRPLEIVTGLTLGTNTADELWRSMVEQLKSKTPCISVICVCLTNMPQITLLASDCLPCPPVLIVTAVLLVLRLCSGDSSSSSAGCCEVFRNIIGSGKVQKYALEALTALHSSPGMKEMLPEVTTLLIQYLNNPDSDPSVLHKSYQALVKWMSVCTDLSCVTDKLGQDLIQVVRKRVCDVRWEVRDSTVEFLGHLAGAHVCQTPAEEAHDMSEVLLGGCCCTVPLLKEALQDPESYVRASAISALAQTLTQSWQQGAALTQEQTAIVTRLLGILSQDTEGFARRAVVRYFITWFSSSSSHSPSSSSSFLMQSVCSALSQGSADLDWEVKVYTLELAELLLDEAFSGHHGYTKGSDTTPSQPHPYAVMSGQIYTPHTQSGTHTEQVESELVGVLNSLVKQGVILALLSGLFDCDRPVCLKACQLLIKLRETVCPLSLGALDATADMATVAKVSCELPGWGWVQEIRKLRGKENGTAKVETNVQRSVDGSAVVHSDTVCVSVCKLLWSLGLEERLEILTQSSDHIHNSSLSLLQDILAASDAHTHADTQQGQEVIVDCY; encoded by the exons ATGGACACGGAGTGTCTGTCACTGCTGCCCCGGGTCTGTGAGGTGCTGGCGGCTTCGGGGAGCTCTCTGGCCGATGACACCAGCCTGGAGAAACTGCTGGACTGGATTAAAGCGCTCACCGAGGCTG GGGGATCTCTGCTGGACACCTGCCCATGTTTGCTTAAATTCATATCCACTGTGATTCACAACACAGCATCAGATCCCAGCATCCTCTCCTTCACCCTCAAACTCACTGGCCTAGTGGGAACTACAGAAGATGGCTTCAAAATTCTTCAG GAGAGTTCAGTCATGGATTTGGCCTTTAACCTTCAGTACTGGCAGGGGGCTGGACTCTGGGAGGACCCCTGTGTACGGATTGGGTGGATTCAGGGCTTAAGGACCATGCTACAGCATCCAAAGGCCCTCCGTTTCTTTGTAGATGCAG ATTTTGTGGTGCCACTTCTACAACTCCAGACAGACACAAGTCTATTCGTTGCCTCAGCTGCCAATCAGATGCTCGCCCACATCTTGCTATACTGTCAGGATGCCTCTGCTGTGGGATGTAAAGGCATCGATGGCAAGAGAGAAGACAATGATGACAGGAGGACCCATGACTCTGTTGTCACATTTGAAAGCCATCATGTTGTCATGACAATCTCAGAATACCTCAAAAAGTCACTGGTTCCCAAAGAAAGCACACAGCTTCATCAGAGTGTGCAGGTCCTCAAACTGCTAGCCCTGCTTCTGGCCCAGAGCAGACCTCCTCTGAAGCACAAGCTGCTGCAGGCAGTTGGAGACTCTCTGGAGGAACTGGTGACAGCAGAGTACAGTCAGCTCACACTGCCTCTGATGGACGTCCTTCTAAGTGCACCCAG caGTAATGATGGACATGTTCCTGATCAGCATGTTACCCGTCTTCTCTCACTAATGTTGAGCATCAAGAAGCCGCCTGAGCTCATCCACGCTGCAGCTGCTTTTCTCCGCAGAAGCCATCA TGACAGCGTTTACGCTGTCCAGGCTGTGAGAGTGCTTCTGCGACCTCTTGAAATTGTTACTGGTCTGACTCTGGGCACAAACACTGCAG ATGAGCTGTGGCGATCAATGGTGGAGCAGCTAAAGAGTAAAACCCCCTGCATCTCAGtgatctgtgtctgtctgactaACATGCCACAGATCACACTCTTG gcTTCTGACTGCCTCCCCTGTCCACCGGTTTTGATTGTCACTGCAGTTCTGTTGGTATTGCGGCTCTGCAGTGGcgactcttcctcctcatcagctGGCTGTTGTGAAGTTTTCAGGAACATCATTGGCAGTGGCAAAGTGCAGAAATATGCTCTAGAGGCTCTGACAGCTCTCCATAGCAGTCCAG GAATGAAAGAGATGCTGCCTGAAGTGACCACGCTTCTTATACAGTACCTGAACAATCCCGACTCTGACCCCTCT GTGCTACATAAGTCCTACCAGGCTTTGGTAAAGTGGATGAGTGTTTGCACAGATCTCTCCTGTGTAACAGACAAGCTCGGACAAG ATCTCATCCAGGTGGTGAGGAAGCGAGTGTGTGATGTACGTTGGGAAGTGAGAGACTCAACTGTGGAGTTTTTGGGACACCTGGCAGGAGCACATGTCTGCCAGACACCCGCTGAGGAGGCACATGACATGTCGGAGGTGCTGCTGGGCGGCTGCTGTTGTACTGTTCCTCTCCTCAAAGAGGCACTGCAGGATCCAGAGAGCTATGTGAGAGCCAGTGCCATCTCTGCACTGGCACAGACACTGACTCAGAGCTGGCAGCAGGGGGCAGCCCTCACACAGGAGCAG ACTGCAATAGTGACCCGGCTGCTGGGAATTCTCTCCCAGGACACAGAGGGATTTGCCAGGAGGGCTGTCGTACGGTACTTCATCACCTGGTTCTCTTCAAGTTCCTCACACTcgccatcctcctcctcctctttcctcatgcagtctgtgtgctctgcacTCTCACAAGGCAGCGCAGATCTGGACTGGGAAGTCAAAGTTTACACACTGGAGCTGGCTGAGCTGCTTCTGGATGAAGCCTTTTCAGGTCACCATGGTTACACAAAAGGCTCAGACACGACTCCTTCCCAACCACACCCCTACGCTGTGATGTCTGGCCAAATctacacacctcacacacaaagTGGGACACATACAGAGCAAGTGGAGTCAGAACTGGTCGGTGTACTGAACAGCCTGGTCAAACAGGGAGTCATATTGGCATTGCTGAGTGGTCTGTTTGACTGTGACAGACCTGTATGTCTGAAGGCCTGTCAACTGCTGATAAAACTCAGAGAGACAGTATGCCCACTCTCTTTAGGAGCCTTGGATGCAACTGCTGACATGGCAACAGTTGCAAAAGTGTCCTGTGAGCTTCCTGGATGGGGTTGGGTACAAGAGATCAGAAAATTGCGGGGGAAGGAGAATGGGACTGCAAAGGTAGAAACAAATGTTCAGAGAAGTGTTGATGGATCAGCTGTGGTTCATTCTGACAcggtgtgtgttagtgtgtgtaagTTGTTGTGGTCTCTGGGTTTAGAAGAGAGGCTGGAAATTCTGACTCAAAGCAGTGACCACATCCACAACTCTTCCCTCTCCCTGCTGCAGGACATACTGGCTGCAAGTGATGCTCACACTCATGCAGACACGCAACAAGGCCAGGAGGTCATAGTGGACTGCTATTAA
- the eif3ba gene encoding eukaryotic translation initiation factor 3, subunit Ba: MQDTVDMVDDPEYEEEEPSFSDPEDFEDDIEDEELLDDVLREKPQEADGIDSVVVVDNVPQVGPERLEKLKNVIHKIFSKFGKITTEFYPEADGTTKGYIFLEYAAPTQALEAVKNADGYKLDKQHTFRVNLFTDFDKYMNISDEWETPEKQPFKDFGNMRHWIEDPDCRDQYSVIYEAGERTAIFSNDAKEPITAEERARWTETYVRWSPKGTYLATFHQRGIALWGGEKFKQIQRFSHQGVSLIDFSPCERYVVTFSPLMDTKEDPQAIIIWDILTGQKKRGFHCESSAHWPIFKWSHDGKFFARMTPDTLSIYETPSMGLLDKKSLKITGIKDFSWSPGDNIIAFWVPEDKDIPARVTLMQLPSRQEIRIRNLFNVVDCKLHWQRNGDYLCVKVDRTPKGTQGVVTNFEIFRMREKQVPVDVVEMKESIIAFAWEPNGSKFAVLHGESPRINVSFYHVKNNGKIELIKMFDKQQANSIFWSPQGQFLVLAGLRSMNGALAFVDTSDCTMMNIAEHYMASDVEWDPTGRYVVTSVSWWSHKVDNAYWLWTFQGRLLQKNNKDRFCQLLWRPRPPTLLSADQIKMIKKDLKKYSKIFEQKDRLSQSKASKDLVDKRRAMMEDYRRYRESAQQLYQEQKNVRLELRGGVDTDELDSNVDDYEEETIEFFINEEIIPLGDL, translated from the exons ATGCAAGATACGGTGGACATGGTGGATGACCCAGAGtatgaagaggaggagcctTCCTTCAGCGACCCGGAGGACTTCGAGGATGACATCGAAGATGAGG aaCTCCTGGATGATGTCCTGAGGGAGAAGCCCCAGGAGGCTGATGGAATAGActcggtggtggtggtggacaaTGTCCCTCAGGTAGGCCCTGAGCGTTTGGAGAAGCTGAAGAACGTCATACACAAGATCTTCTCCAAGTTCGGCAAGATCACGACTGAGTTTTATCCAGAGGCTGATGGCACGACCAAAGG GTACATCTTCCTAGAATATGCTGCTCCTACTCAGGCTCTTGAGGCAGTGAAGAACGCAGATGGTTACAAACTCGATAAGCAACATACGTTTAGGGTCAACCTCTTCACTGACTTTGACAA gtACATGAACATTAGTGATGAGTGGGAAACTCCAGAAAAGCAGCCTTTCAAAGACTTT gGTAATATGCGTCATTGGATTGAGGACCCAGACTGCCGTGACCAGTACAGTGTGATCTACGAAGCTGGAGAGAGGACTGCCATATTCTCCAATGATGCTAAAGAGCCAATCACAGCTGAAGAGAGAGCA CGCTGGACAGAGACGTATGTTCGCTGGTCCCCCAAAGGCACCTACCTGGCCACCTTCCATCAACGTGGTATTGCTTTGTGGGGCGGTGAGAAGTTCAAACAGATTCAGAGGTTCAGCCATCAGGGCGTGTCCCTTATTGACTTCTCACCATGTGAAAG GTATGTTGTGACCTTCAGTCCACTGATGGACACCAAAGAAGACCCACAGGCCATCATCATCTGGGACATTCTGACTGGACAAAAGAAGAGAGGCTTCCACTGCGAGAGCTCTGCGCACTGGCCCATATTCAA ATGGAGCCATGATGGGAAATTCTTTGCTAGAATGACTCCAGACACACTGAGCATCTATGAAACTCCA TCCATGGGCTTGCTGGATAAGAAGAGTCTCAAGATTACTGGGATCAA gGACTTCTCCTGGTCTCCTGGGGACAACATCATAGCTTTCTGGGTACCTGAGGACAAGGACATCCCAGCAAGAGTGACTTTGATGCAGCTGCCCTCCCGTCAGGAGATCCGTATCCGCAATCTCTTCAATGTCGTGGACTGCAAACTGCACTGGCAGAGAAATGGAGATTATCTGTGTGTGAAAGTAGACAGGACTCCAAAAGGAACACAG GGTGTTGTTACCAACTTTGAAATTTTCCGTATGAGAGAGAAGCAGGTTCCTGTTGATGTGGTGGAAATGAAGg AAAGCATCATAGCTTTTGCATGGGAGCCTAATGGTAGCAAGTTTGCTGTCCTCCACGGAGAGTCTCCGAGAATCAATGTCTCCTTTTACCATGTCAAAAACAACGGCAAGATCGAGCTCATAA agATGTTTGACAAACAGCAGGCCAACAGTATCTTCTGGAGCCCACAGGGACAGTTTCTGGTGCTGGCTGGACTCAGGAG TATGAATGGAGCACTCGCCTTTGTGGACACCTCAGACTGCACCATGATGAACATAGCAGAGCACTACATGGCTTCTGACGTGGAGTGGGACCCAACCGGCCGCTATGTTGTCACTTCAGTCTCCTGGTGGAGCCACAAG GTGGACAATGCATACTGGCTGTGGACCTTCCAGGGCCGTCTCCTACAGAAGAACAACAAGGACCGCTTCTGTCAGCTGCTCTGGAGACCCAGACCTCCTACCCTGCTCAGTGCAGATCAAATCAAG ATGATCAAAAAGGATCTTAAGAAATACTCAAAGATCTTTGAGCAGAAGGATCGCCTTAGCCAGTCCAAGGCTTCTAAG GACCTGGTGGACAAGCGCAGAGCAATGATGGAGGATTACCGTCGCTACCGTGAGAGCGCACAGCAGCTCTATCAAGAACAGAAGAACGTTCGCCTCGAGCTCAGAGGAG GAGTGGACACTGATGAGCTGGACAGCAATGTGGATGACTACGAGGAAGAGACCATTGAGTTTTTTATCAACGAAGAAATCATTCCCCTTGGAGATCTGTAG